A segment of the Crinalium epipsammum PCC 9333 genome:
TTATTTGGACTATACAACTCGATTTAATCCATCAGAAGATGCCCTGCTATATTGGCTGCGAGAGCGGGTAGATCGCTCTATGCTTGAAGAAATTGCTATGGCGGATTATAGTTACAACTACGAGTTGCATTTGAGTGCATTACTGAAAGTGCATCAAGGTGAAGCATTGCCAGTTCCTATACCTTGGGAACCAAGGGAAGTGCTGGAATTAACTCGCTGGTCGGAACCAGATGATCTTTATATCGAGAAGTATAAGGTTTCTAAGAGTTTCAATAAGGGTTCTAAGGGGATTCCTGGTCATTTGATACGGGCGTTTGCCTGTACCTTGCTGTTGCGTGCTGTCGTAGAACCAGAAAACCGAAACTCTTTTGACGGCGAGAATTCAACAATTGTTCAGCTTGTCAGTAGTGCTATCCACCTAGGGCAAGATGCAGCCACAGCAACTGTTAGGTTTCTAGCATGGTGTGTCGAGCAAGTGCCTCATCACTATGAGACGGAAAGACCTTTCTACGTCATGGGAATTCTGTTGCTAGAGGTATTTCTTGCTACTGATAAGAAAAAGAAGAATAGTAAGAAAAAGAAGAATGCTAAGGAAACCTATTGCGAATCTCTACTTCTTCTTTGCGATTGGGTGATGGATGAGGAAGCTAAAGTGCGAAACAATGATAACGTGCCTTCTTCTGATTGGCTATTAGGTTTGACATTTTTCGACATCAAACACGACACCTGGAAATTACTTACCCGACAGCTATTGATCGAACCCATAGTTCCTCATAGTAAGAAAACAGTAGAAATCTTAGAGCTAATTGGTTTGTCTTTGTTAGAGAGTTAATATAACGATCAAAGAAGCTAAAGTGGCGATCGCGCTTGTGTTCTTTACCATTTATTCAAGCTGTAAAAACTGTAAAGTGAAAGATTTTACGCCCTTATTTATGCTACTTCTTCAGATATATTAATGTAGCTTTTTGAAAATTCATAATCCTAAATAACAGTTTTTTAAAAACAGCCGCACTTGCTGAGTTTTACTTGATAGATTTAAGTGGATACACACTACCAAGTATGAACGATTACGACAGCCTGTACTGCAAACTTTATGTTGATTGTGATGTCAACAGAAATGAACTCGTAGGACTCATTGCTAAATTAACATCAAGTCGGATTGAACGGTGGAGCGTTAGTACCCCAGAATGTGAAATTGACGTGAGAAATAATGATGACTTTGACAACAACAAGCGCAGTAAGTTTCCTGATGGTTTTCTCTACTATCGTTTTTATCTTGATATAGAGAGAACCGAGGATACGGAGCGAGGTTCATACATAGAGAGCATATCTCGACTGCTAGAAGATTTCTGGTTACTCAGTTACAAAGCCGTTGCTGCCTGTGATTTTGAAGAAGAATTACCGAGAAAAGGTGGGTATAATTGGCAGGATAAATGTAGCGGTCTGCAATCAGATTAAAAGTTAAAACTGTCAAATAGTTACACTGTTATCACACCACCATCTATTGTGCGATCGCGTTGTGCGAACTGACAAATTAGCACACCGAATACTTATTATCTTGTATTAGCGCCCCTAGCGTGGCGCTTTATGAAAAAGTACCGTGATTGTTGAAATTCTTTATTCACTGTTGCACTTCAACTAATTACTGCACTATTTCACTACTGTCTCTAACTGCACTGCTACACCTTGTACTGCACCTTGTACTGCACTTGTCCCATTATCAATCGCTGGTAAAAGCTTGATAAACCGTTGAGACTATTTGTATTCCCGTATATTCTTTTCGGCAAAGTTTTACAGAAATATTTTACTGTTGACAAGGCGCAAAGCCTGTTGGCAAGGACTGTACAGGCTGTTTGATACACTCATAAACATTGTTACTCGGAAGCGCGAGGAACTGTTTTGCACCATAAGGGCAATAGCACTTCTTCAACCCAAAGCATAAATACTTAGCCGTAGTGGTCAACAAAAGGTCAACAATCGGTTGACTTGGTACACCATTAGTAAACCACTGGGAAACCTATCAATAAGCTATTTTTAACGCCTAATAAGCCCCCCAAAATGGGCGAGTTAAAAAATAGATACTTACTACAGAATTTTGTTCAATCTGGAGTTTGAGGGCAAGAAGCTTTATGCTGTAATGTATAGGAATTGTGTGAACTGACAACGAATGAGAGTCGCTCATAACGCACTCTACCTCCGAACTTGGCAAATCAATTAACGAAATAGCAGCCTAGTCACGTTTCCTCTCCTAGAAAGGTCATACCTGGAAGTAGTTGCTTCTATTACGAATGTTCAACTAGCTATAACGACAGAAAAGCTACGCCAACGCAGAGCAGAAAATATTTTGTGGTAAATACGTTTGTTAAAAAAATGCAACTCAAATCTTACCCAAAGCCCAAACATCCTTGGCTACAAAAATGTCTAGCTCAACTCACAAAAATACCCCACATCCAGATTGATACAACAACGGTTGTAGAACCTCGTCCACCTGCCGATGCTTTATTAACTATTGTTACTCCTCAACAGATAAATCTGAAATATATTGTTTTTATCAAATCTAATGTAACTCTAAAAACGCTAGATATAGTAATTGAATATCTAACTTTTTTCCAGCCAAAAGAACACGATGATCCCAGCCCGCTATTGGTTACAGATACCTTATCTGATGCAGTAATTCAAGCATTAATTGAACAAAATATTGAATTTATTGATACTACAGGTAATACTTACCTGAATAATTCATCCTTTTATATTTTAATAAAAAACAGTGCAGTTCAGAGTAATAAATTATCTAATTCCTCAATTACTACCAGCACTTTAAAAGTTGCCTACGCTATCCTACAAGATCCAACAATCTTAAAAGCTCACTCTAAAAAACTAGAAGAAGTTGCTGGAGTTGACTTGAAAACTGCTAAACGCAGCTTGCAAAGCTTGTGTAAACTTAATTATTTACAGCGTCAAAAAGGTAATCAATATCGAATTGAAAATTACCTAAAGCTGATCGAAAGATGGAATATGGGATATGTAGAAAACTTACGTTCAGAACTTTTAATAGATACATTTAGCCCAATTCTATATCATCAGTTTTCAGAGATATTCAACGAAATCATAGACCTAGCTAAAACTGACAAATTTTTAATTGGAGGAGAACTTGGTGCTGCCCTCATTACAAATTACTTAAAACCAATCAGCGCCGTTATCCATATTCCAAAAGAACAGAATTATCGGCTCATCACTGCTAAGTTGCGTCTCCGACCAGACCCGCAAGGAAATATTAGCATTCTTAAACAATTTGGAAGTAAGAACACCTCGGATAATAATTACCCAAATTTTGTAGTAGATCCCTTATTAATTTATGCTGAATTAGCTTTACATCCAGACGAGCGTTTAAAAGAAACAGCTAACCGTCTTTACCACCAATATATTTCTGATAAACAAGAAATTGCACTCGATGCTGTAGCATGAACGAGCCACAATTTGAACTAGACCCAAATACAAAACAAATTCTTACTGATCTAAAAACGGTCAGCGAGCAATTACAAGTTCCAATACTCTTGGTTGGTGCTAGAGCCAGAGGTTTTATCTTTGATAATCAATATGGAGTTGAGGGTCGAGCAACTACAGATTGGGATGTGGCAGTAAAGTTGGATAGTTGGGAGCTTTACGATGCGTTAGTAAATAAAATGACTACTGGGGAAACTGCTCTCTTTAAAAAAACCCGTGTCATGCACAAATTCATCCACCTGAAAACACAATTAGAAGTTGACGTTATTCCCTTTGGAAATATTAGCAATGAACGCCAAGAAATTACCTGGAATGATGGCAATATTATGAGTGTTTTAGGTTTTGAGGAAGCCTTTTCAAATACACCAATTGAAACAATTGATGATATTACAATTAGGATTGTACCCCTGACTGCTTTTATGGCGTTAAAACTCTTAGCTTGGAATGAACGCCGAGCAAATAAAGATTTAGAAGATATTATTTTTATTCTTGAAAATTATTATATCCCAAACCGTGACGAAGAAGACCGAATGTTTAGGGAATTTAATAGCGAAATCTTTGAAGAAAATAAGTTGGAGTTTTATGAAGCAGCTATCGCTCTGCTGGGTAGAGATATTAGCAAAATATTTTCAGAAGAAACTATTAATAAAGTGAAACAAATTCTGGCACAAATTATTACTTTTCAAACTCAGTATTTACCAGGATTTATATCGAAAAATTTAGATGGAGATGCTTGGGATAAAGAGTTTGATCGCCTTGTGAGGCGATTGGAAGCACTCCAATATGGTCTAGAAAATACTACAACAATATACGACTTAGACTCTTAAACTAAATCAGCAAGTAAATCTGTAATCTCTCCTTGATGACTCAATCGGTTGTCATCGTAAATCATCAAAGTATTTAAGTTACTATGTCGTGATAACTTCTGCACCCTCCTTACGTCTCCGTTAGTCGCTTCTAATGCTGCTGTTACCGATGAATGTCTAATCCGGTGAGGTGACAACTGTTTGGTAATACCAGCATCAAGAGCGATCGCACTAACAATTCTATAAATGCTAGTAGTAGTTAACCGATGACCAATTGCCCTACTTGACAGTGAAATAAATACAGGAGAATTAATATCAGTTTCCCGTCGTGCCTGTAACCATTCCTGCAAAGCTTTGATAGTCTGAACAGAAACAGCTATAGCTTCCTTCTGGCTACCTCTACCCTTACCTAGAATCCACAACCTACGGGAATCTAAATCTAGATCGCCAATCGAGAGCGATGATACTTCCCCGCGTCTAAGTGCGTTATCCCAGAGCAGCCGTAGCAGAGCATAATCACGCTTACCCATCAAAGTGTCACGGTTGGGAACTGCCAACATCTTCTTAAAAACGTCAGGTGTAATACCGGACGTATCTCGATAGGGGCGCACTTTCTCAGACTTAATATCAATCAGTGTATAACTACATTGACCAATCTTATTAGCATAGTTAACCAAACTCTTGATAGCAGACAATCTGCGGTTAACAGTTGCCTCTTTTAACCCGCGTTCCACCAATATTTGTTTATAACGAAGCACCAGGGCTATCGCCTTAAACCTGTCCAAGTGTAAAAACTCACTTACTCGTTGTGGCGTAGGTTCATCACCAGTAATAGTTTTGAAAAAGTCCTTCAAGTCTTTGGCGTATTCGTGCTTAGTTTTAGTAGAACGCTTATCCGCCACAAAATCTGTGAGGATATCTTGATTAGTAATTGCAAGCATCGTTAGTTCAGTATTTTCCGTAGTTACAGCTATATTACTCATCAAATCTTATGTATGAAAACATTCATTAGCGTACATAAGATGTTATTAAGGTTTCTAATGGTTGATACCATCAAGTAACAATTTGATACCTGATGGCTAACTCAAGGCATCAACCCAACTGTCACGCCGCCATTAGAGAGCATGACAGTTAGCCTTTATTTGGTACAAGTATTTACACCTGTTTTTCTCTGCATGGCGGTACAACCATTCATATTTAGGTGTGTCAGAAAAAGGGTAGCCCGAACATATTGCATTCTGAACGTAGTAGCCACTAGGTACAATTCCCCTCGTCCTGCACTCAGTTCTAAGCTGTTATCAGGGAATATTTCGAGTAATTAAGCCTTTAACGACTGTTTGATTACCTGTTGGTGTAATTGGTCGTAAATTTGATTTGAGTGCGGTTATAGCTCAATAGTACGGCAGTTTTTCTGAGAGGGGTTGCAAAACTGGAGGCGTGATTAGTTGCAACAGTCACATATAGTCCAAAAACAAGCTGCTAGATTCATTGGGTTTCGTGTGTAAATATTTGGAAGTCGTGGCAACATTACTATGCCCTAATGTCGCCTGTACCAAACTCGCACTCAAACAACACGGCTACCGTTCGATGTGCCTTACTTACCAAGCTATAATCGCTAGAAAGATGACAAGTAGCATACTAGCCTGTAGTAGGCAGTCTATCATCACAAGCTAGAGTTCTTAATTACTGGAAGTGACATAGTAAATGGCATTTCAACGAGAAGCTCTTATTTTTGTTCATGGCTTCTATCTTGGTAGAGATAAAAATTACTTTCTTGACTGTTTATCCACTGGTTTTACAGAAGTTTTGGAGTTTCCCAGAGTCGAGGAAGCAGGAGAAGAAAAAATAGCAGGACATATTGGAAAAAAGTTCAAGTTGTATGTAGGCAAAGATATTTATAAAGAGGTTGATGTTTATGATGCTTCTTGGAATGAATTATTTAATAAGCAGTTAAGTAGCAGTGACTTCAAAAATAAAATATTTCGTGGTATTTATATATTGCTCTATTGGTTTTTTACAAATAATTGGCTTGCGCTCAGAAAAGCTCCTCCTTTACTAATAGGTTTGGGAATATCGTTACTATTGTGGGTTTATTGGTTTTATGGAATTATTGCACTTGCATTTGTGGCGTTAGGGCAGGAACCAACATCTTTAGGATTTCCTGTTCCTAAAGACTGGTTAGAGCCAATTAGTTCTTTCGGAAAACACATGACTGATTGGTCAGTCTGGCTGATAGTGAGCGGTGTATTTAGCTTTGTACCAATTAGCCTAATTGCTGATGTTGCCGATTTCTCAACACGTTACTTAGAAGATAATTCTGAAGGAAAGGTCATGAGGGCAAAAATCAGAAAGCAGGTCGCAGATAAGTTAAATGCTGTTCTAGAAACTGGTTTTTACGATAAAGTAACTGTTTTAGCTCATAGTTTTGGTGTTGTTATTGCGACGGATTTACTTGCAGATTACCAACAAGAGCATCGAGTTCGATATGTATCTATGGGAGGCTGTCTAAATTTCCTATCTTATAAATCTAGGCAAATTGAGAAAGAAATTCGTAAATTATTGAATAATGAAAAAATAGAAACTTGGATTGATTTTTATTCAGAGCAAGATTGGTTGTGTACGAAAACCCCTGTCCCCAAAAAATCTAATTCTGAGAAGATACATCATAGAAAAATCCACCTGCCATTTTCACTATTTAATCAACTTACTGGTAAATCTCATGATCACTATTTTACGAATGAAGATGTCTTGAAAATAGTTCTAAATCTGTCAAATCAACCCTAATTTAGTATTTCGTAGAACAGAGTTTGAGTTTGGATTGAGTAACCTCATTATTCTTCACTACTTAGTATTATTTATAGTCTGTTACGCGCGGATTGCAGGTACTAACGCACCCCTATCGTGGTGCCTAATAAAAAGTACCGTGATTGTTGAAATTATTTTTCCCTTGTTGCA
Coding sequences within it:
- a CDS encoding type IV toxin-antitoxin system AbiEi family antitoxin produces the protein MQLKSYPKPKHPWLQKCLAQLTKIPHIQIDTTTVVEPRPPADALLTIVTPQQINLKYIVFIKSNVTLKTLDIVIEYLTFFQPKEHDDPSPLLVTDTLSDAVIQALIEQNIEFIDTTGNTYLNNSSFYILIKNSAVQSNKLSNSSITTSTLKVAYAILQDPTILKAHSKKLEEVAGVDLKTAKRSLQSLCKLNYLQRQKGNQYRIENYLKLIERWNMGYVENLRSELLIDTFSPILYHQFSEIFNEIIDLAKTDKFLIGGELGAALITNYLKPISAVIHIPKEQNYRLITAKLRLRPDPQGNISILKQFGSKNTSDNNYPNFVVDPLLIYAELALHPDERLKETANRLYHQYISDKQEIALDAVA
- a CDS encoding nucleotidyl transferase AbiEii/AbiGii toxin family protein, which translates into the protein MNEPQFELDPNTKQILTDLKTVSEQLQVPILLVGARARGFIFDNQYGVEGRATTDWDVAVKLDSWELYDALVNKMTTGETALFKKTRVMHKFIHLKTQLEVDVIPFGNISNERQEITWNDGNIMSVLGFEEAFSNTPIETIDDITIRIVPLTAFMALKLLAWNERRANKDLEDIIFILENYYIPNRDEEDRMFREFNSEIFEENKLEFYEAAIALLGRDISKIFSEETINKVKQILAQIITFQTQYLPGFISKNLDGDAWDKEFDRLVRRLEALQYGLENTTTIYDLDS
- a CDS encoding tyrosine-type recombinase/integrase — translated: MSNIAVTTENTELTMLAITNQDILTDFVADKRSTKTKHEYAKDLKDFFKTITGDEPTPQRVSEFLHLDRFKAIALVLRYKQILVERGLKEATVNRRLSAIKSLVNYANKIGQCSYTLIDIKSEKVRPYRDTSGITPDVFKKMLAVPNRDTLMGKRDYALLRLLWDNALRRGEVSSLSIGDLDLDSRRLWILGKGRGSQKEAIAVSVQTIKALQEWLQARRETDINSPVFISLSSRAIGHRLTTTSIYRIVSAIALDAGITKQLSPHRIRHSSVTAALEATNGDVRRVQKLSRHSNLNTLMIYDDNRLSHQGEITDLLADLV